A region of Nitrospirota bacterium DNA encodes the following proteins:
- a CDS encoding peptidylprolyl isomerase — translation MAATKAVIETKFGNITLKFFPEAAPGHVKNFLELAKNGTYDGTVFHRVIAGFMIQGGDPISKDPARRAAYGTGGPGYTIKAEFNEKLHKRGILSMARMQAPDTAGSQFFICVKDSPFLDRQYTVFGEVVSGMEVADKIVSLPQDPRTNNPNERVEIKVKVIEEKP, via the coding sequence ATGGCTGCAACCAAAGCGGTCATCGAGACAAAATTCGGCAATATTACGCTGAAGTTCTTTCCTGAGGCCGCACCAGGACATGTGAAGAATTTTCTTGAACTTGCAAAGAATGGTACGTATGACGGGACTGTTTTTCACCGGGTTATTGCAGGCTTCATGATCCAGGGCGGAGACCCGATCAGCAAGGACCCTGCTCGCCGGGCTGCTTACGGCACTGGCGGGCCGGGATATACGATCAAGGCTGAATTCAATGAGAAGCTGCATAAGCGCGGTATCCTTTCGATGGCCCGCATGCAGGCTCCTGATACCGCAGGTTCTCAGTTTTTCATCTGCGTAAAGGATTCACCGTTTCTTGATCGCCAATACACCGTCTTTGGCGAGGTGGTGAGCGGCATGGAAGTGGCGGACAAGATCGTATCGCTGCCCCAGGATCCGCGTACCAACAATCCGAACGAGCGCGTAGAGATCAAAGTGAAGGTCATTGAGGAAAAACCGTAA
- a CDS encoding RNA polymerase sigma factor: MDDDIRLVERYMAGDDMAMEEIVLKYQRVIYAFVYRMTRDMEEAKDLTQKTFMNVIGGIRNFKRQSSFKTWLYQIAVHATLNQIRQCGKNEVEIAETIVCNQKGALSLLMEKQRIQDVRTALDLLPERQRLTVLLRVYEGLSCEETAGVMGCSEGAVKAQYHNGVLKLREAMKEKGHETVS, encoded by the coding sequence ATGGATGATGATATTCGGCTTGTCGAACGATATATGGCCGGCGACGATATGGCGATGGAAGAAATTGTGCTGAAATATCAGCGTGTTATCTATGCATTTGTCTATCGCATGACGAGAGACATGGAAGAGGCAAAGGATCTTACCCAGAAGACTTTTATGAACGTAATCGGCGGCATACGAAATTTCAAACGGCAATCTTCGTTCAAGACCTGGCTGTATCAGATAGCGGTGCATGCGACCCTGAACCAGATTCGGCAGTGCGGGAAAAATGAGGTCGAGATAGCAGAGACGATCGTCTGCAACCAGAAAGGGGCACTGTCCCTGCTCATGGAGAAGCAGAGAATACAGGACGTGCGAACTGCCCTGGACCTGCTGCCCGAGCGCCAGAGGCTCACAGTCCTACTCAGGGTCTACGAGGGACTTAGCTGCGAAGAGACTGCAGGGGTGATGGGCTGCTCAGAAGGCGCGGTCAAGGCCCAGTACCATAATGGAGTGCTAAAACTTCGTGAGGCAATGAAGGAGAAGGGACATGAAACTGTCTCATGA
- a CDS encoding peptidylprolyl isomerase: protein MAETYAVIETKFGAVELKFFPDVAPKHVNNFVDLAKKGFYDNTTFHRVIPGFMIQGGDPNSKNPDKSSHGMGGPGHTVKAEFSEKPHKRGILSMARSANPDSAGSQFFICVKDSPFLDRQYTVFGEVVSGMDVVDQIVNQPRDARDNPNERVEMTVKIIEK, encoded by the coding sequence ATGGCAGAGACGTATGCAGTTATTGAAACGAAATTCGGTGCTGTTGAACTGAAGTTCTTCCCGGACGTTGCGCCGAAGCATGTGAATAATTTTGTGGATCTTGCGAAAAAGGGTTTTTACGACAATACGACCTTTCATCGCGTTATTCCGGGGTTCATGATCCAGGGCGGTGACCCGAACTCGAAGAATCCTGATAAGTCAAGCCATGGCATGGGTGGCCCCGGGCATACGGTCAAGGCTGAGTTCAGCGAGAAACCTCACAAACGAGGCATCCTTTCGATGGCCCGCTCAGCTAACCCTGACAGTGCGGGTTCCCAATTCTTTATCTGTGTGAAGGACTCTCCCTTCCTGGACAGGCAGTACACCGTGTTTGGCGAGGTGGTGTCCGGCATGGATGTTGTTGATCAGATTGTGAACCAGCCGAGGGATGCGAGGGACAACCCCAATGAACGAGTGGAGATGACAGTCAAAATCATAGAGAAATAG
- a CDS encoding Ig-like domain-containing protein, with translation MRVRMSMIALLAIMLCACGGGGGGSSSSDSSGGNASATLVSIMVSPTTSIVIAGSTQQFMATGTYSDNSSKTLTQSATWISSNTAIATIDAAGLVSALSAGTTTITATSGTISVSATLTVTTAVSQPPINITMDLHCDPLNQQLTLDDRRIFFRRQLANAAWLIDYLEPYGVKVSFLAVGECYEFCVEASEQATCLPLLARLQASGGILGTHSHTEYYRGVHDWPSIANAYTNPDPNDVRKVWDANKRFTDMAVTLALGLTDAAAIAAVNTAAESHAQLTDPNQLMKEYGYTIREGGGDQIMAGYFSHVPWNPFRPGQTAITEDLTTKFMTVPQGMVIGQVGDHLGLWQDGKSSRKKAEFLQLYANWKERTRAGAKSKVWAFGWGVHTQDLDYGSESRAAIMDLIPWLRDEFVSRADSTGKPPARFSSYIDVRDEYLAWEAEHPGVSSFNYAAKATDYSQYPYLEWANRYLRFARFDSRITARGADIFLMKAGNYSGANPTTYPFVMAIATSSPTSVNLSSTFGPVTLKSIKLNTGSVSDVPAVSVSLDAEPIVLCISADCDAILALENASSGTACGSVICNSGKVCATDVSPNVCVPDCRILGNSCPAIRPLCNQTAGVCH, from the coding sequence ATGAGAGTAAGAATGAGCATGATTGCGCTTTTGGCCATAATGCTCTGCGCATGCGGCGGGGGCGGGGGAGGTAGTAGTAGCAGCGATAGTAGTGGTGGCAATGCATCTGCAACGTTGGTCTCGATTATGGTATCGCCAACCACCTCAATCGTCATAGCAGGAAGCACACAACAGTTCATGGCAACCGGAACGTATTCGGACAACAGTTCGAAGACATTGACTCAATCGGCAACGTGGATTTCATCAAACACAGCTATCGCAACGATCGACGCCGCCGGTCTCGTGTCAGCGCTTTCAGCAGGCACAACCACGATCACGGCGACATCAGGGACCATCTCGGTAAGCGCGACCCTGACGGTGACCACTGCTGTATCCCAGCCTCCGATCAATATCACCATGGATCTCCATTGCGACCCCCTGAACCAACAACTGACGCTTGATGATCGGCGCATCTTCTTTCGACGTCAACTTGCCAATGCTGCGTGGCTGATCGATTATTTGGAACCCTACGGGGTCAAAGTTTCATTCCTCGCTGTAGGCGAATGCTACGAGTTCTGCGTAGAAGCTTCTGAACAGGCGACCTGCCTGCCGCTCCTCGCCCGGCTCCAGGCCAGTGGCGGCATACTGGGCACTCACTCGCACACCGAGTACTATCGCGGCGTCCATGACTGGCCGTCAATAGCCAACGCATACACGAATCCAGACCCCAATGACGTCAGAAAAGTGTGGGACGCCAACAAACGTTTCACCGACATGGCCGTAACCCTTGCGCTTGGCTTAACCGATGCTGCAGCCATTGCAGCCGTCAATACTGCGGCAGAATCCCATGCGCAACTGACGGACCCTAACCAACTAATGAAAGAATACGGTTATACCATCCGCGAGGGCGGTGGGGACCAGATCATGGCCGGTTATTTCAGCCACGTCCCCTGGAATCCTTTCCGACCCGGCCAAACCGCTATTACTGAAGACCTGACTACGAAATTCATGACTGTGCCACAGGGCATGGTCATCGGCCAGGTCGGTGACCATTTAGGCCTCTGGCAGGACGGGAAATCATCCCGTAAAAAAGCGGAATTCCTTCAGCTTTACGCCAACTGGAAAGAGCGTACCCGTGCCGGCGCAAAGTCAAAGGTCTGGGCCTTTGGCTGGGGAGTCCACACGCAAGACCTGGACTATGGCTCCGAATCCCGGGCCGCAATCATGGATTTGATCCCGTGGCTGCGGGACGAGTTTGTCAGCAGGGCTGATTCAACCGGGAAACCTCCGGCCAGATTCTCTTCATATATCGATGTCCGGGACGAATATCTTGCATGGGAAGCGGAACATCCTGGCGTTTCCTCTTTTAATTATGCAGCAAAGGCCACGGACTATTCTCAATATCCCTATCTCGAATGGGCGAACAGATATCTTCGTTTTGCCCGATTTGATTCCCGCATTACCGCTAGGGGAGCCGATATATTTCTTATGAAGGCAGGCAACTACTCTGGTGCGAACCCGACAACATATCCCTTTGTAATGGCAATCGCCACAAGTTCACCGACGTCAGTAAACTTGTCTTCCACGTTCGGGCCCGTGACTCTTAAGAGTATTAAACTTAATACCGGAAGTGTTAGCGATGTGCCGGCCGTATCTGTCAGTCTCGACGCTGAACCCATCGTGCTCTGCATATCCGCCGATTGCGATGCGATACTGGCACTTGAAAATGCATCCTCCGGTACTGCCTGCGGGAGCGTTATATGTAATAGCGGCAAGGTCTGTGCCACTGATGTAAGTCCCAACGTATGCGTTCCGGACTGTCGCATACTGGGGAATTCCTGCCCGGCCATTCGGCCCCTATGCAATCAGACGGCCGGTGTGTGTCATTAA
- a CDS encoding DUF465 domain-containing protein — protein sequence MKEQEIMAKLLQEDEEFRKVSDEHHHLDMQLIEVDKKVYLTPEEDIERKKLAKQKLHLKDKMAEMVREYKKAHPDA from the coding sequence GTGAAAGAACAGGAAATTATGGCTAAGCTGTTGCAGGAAGACGAAGAGTTCAGAAAAGTGAGTGATGAGCACCACCACCTTGACATGCAGCTTATAGAAGTAGACAAAAAGGTTTATCTGACGCCTGAAGAAGATATCGAGCGCAAGAAGCTGGCAAAGCAGAAACTTCACCTTAAGGATAAAATGGCGGAAATGGTCAGAGAATACAAAAAGGCTCATCCGGACGCTTAG
- the ilvN gene encoding acetolactate synthase small subunit, which translates to MRHTISVLVENKFGVLSRISGLFSGRGYNIESLSVGETIDPNISTMTIVTSGDDWIVEQINKQLNKLIDVIKVVDMTELDHVEREMVMIKVSPRQEDKAEVLRIADIFRGRIVDSSPKTYTIEVTGEEKKIEAFVELLRPMGIKEFVRTGKIAIAREGVKKP; encoded by the coding sequence TTGAGACATACGATATCTGTTCTTGTCGAAAATAAATTCGGTGTCCTTTCGAGGATATCAGGACTGTTCAGCGGAAGGGGCTATAACATCGAGAGTCTCTCTGTTGGCGAAACGATCGACCCTAATATATCGACCATGACGATCGTTACGAGTGGCGACGACTGGATCGTCGAGCAGATCAACAAGCAGTTGAACAAGCTGATCGATGTGATCAAGGTCGTGGACATGACCGAACTCGACCATGTGGAGAGGGAGATGGTCATGATCAAGGTATCACCGCGCCAGGAGGACAAGGCAGAGGTGCTCAGGATCGCCGATATCTTTCGGGGCAGGATCGTTGATTCAAGCCCCAAGACCTATACGATCGAGGTTACCGGTGAAGAAAAGAAGATCGAGGCCTTTGTGGAGCTTCTGAGACCGATGGGCATCAAGGAGTTTGTCCGCACCGGCAAGATCGCGATTGCGCGCGAAGGCGTCAAGAAACCGTAA
- the ilvB gene encoding biosynthetic-type acetolactate synthase large subunit: MKMTGSEILLESLKKEGVKHLFGYPGGVVLNIFDLLHDEKDLQLILTRHEQGAVHSADGYARATGKVGVALVTSGPGATNTVTGIATAAMDSIPMVVITGQVPTMLIGNDAFQEADIVGITRPCTKYNFLVKNVSDLALTIKEAFHIASTGRPGPVLIDLPKDVTTSKAEFHWPDQVKIRSYNPTYEGNKYMITQASHMIAKAKKPLIIAGGGVISSDASKELREFAEITGVPVTMTMMGLGGFPGSHKLSLGMLGMHGTYYANKAVQDSDLLIAIGMRFDDRVTGKIDAFAPNAKIIHIDIDPTSIRKNVRVDLPIVGDVKRVLTVMNKVIHDEVKEQWAEVRKAWTKQIDAWKKERPMSYDRDADVIKPQYVIEKINELTKGDAIIATEVGQNQMWAAQFYKYDKPRTWLSSGGLGTMGYGLPAAIGAQLAFPNKLVIDIAGDGSIQMNIQELATAVINKLPVKVAILNNRFLGMVRQWQELFFQERYSHTKLDETVPDFVKIAEAYSAVGLRATKKSEVEPVLKEAFAIKRPVIMDFVIDWTEKVYPMVPAGAAIDQMLFREEEVKKPEKKLKAVK; this comes from the coding sequence ATGAAAATGACTGGTTCAGAGATCCTTTTAGAATCACTGAAGAAGGAAGGAGTTAAACACCTGTTCGGGTATCCGGGAGGTGTTGTGCTGAATATCTTCGACCTTCTCCATGATGAAAAGGATCTTCAGCTTATATTAACGCGCCATGAGCAGGGAGCTGTACACTCTGCTGACGGATATGCACGCGCAACAGGCAAGGTGGGAGTGGCGCTGGTCACCTCAGGTCCGGGTGCAACGAACACGGTCACCGGCATTGCGACCGCTGCCATGGATTCGATCCCGATGGTGGTCATTACCGGACAGGTACCTACCATGTTGATCGGCAATGACGCCTTTCAGGAAGCTGACATTGTCGGCATAACAAGGCCCTGCACGAAATATAATTTTCTTGTAAAGAACGTCAGTGATCTTGCCCTTACGATAAAAGAGGCATTTCATATTGCCAGTACTGGCAGGCCCGGTCCGGTGCTCATAGACCTGCCAAAAGACGTGACGACCAGCAAGGCTGAATTCCACTGGCCTGATCAGGTCAAGATCAGAAGCTATAACCCTACGTATGAAGGCAATAAATACATGATCACCCAGGCTTCGCATATGATAGCAAAGGCAAAGAAGCCTTTGATCATAGCCGGCGGCGGTGTCATCTCATCAGATGCCTCAAAGGAACTGAGAGAATTTGCGGAGATAACCGGGGTGCCGGTAACCATGACCATGATGGGCCTTGGCGGGTTCCCGGGATCGCACAAGCTCTCATTAGGCATGTTAGGCATGCATGGCACTTATTATGCGAATAAGGCAGTGCAGGATTCAGACCTTCTGATTGCGATCGGCATGCGTTTTGATGACCGGGTCACGGGCAAGATAGATGCCTTTGCGCCGAATGCCAAGATCATTCATATTGATATTGATCCCACATCAATCCGGAAGAATGTACGCGTTGACCTGCCGATCGTCGGTGATGTGAAGCGTGTGCTTACCGTGATGAACAAGGTGATCCATGACGAGGTGAAGGAGCAGTGGGCTGAGGTGAGAAAGGCATGGACAAAACAGATCGATGCCTGGAAAAAAGAGCGGCCCATGAGCTATGACCGGGATGCAGATGTGATCAAACCCCAGTATGTTATTGAGAAGATCAACGAGCTGACCAAAGGCGATGCGATCATCGCAACAGAGGTAGGCCAGAACCAGATGTGGGCAGCACAGTTCTACAAGTATGACAAGCCAAGGACATGGCTGTCATCAGGCGGCCTCGGCACCATGGGTTATGGTCTGCCGGCAGCAATCGGTGCACAGCTTGCATTTCCGAACAAGCTGGTCATCGATATCGCAGGCGACGGAAGCATTCAGATGAACATTCAGGAGCTTGCAACAGCGGTCATTAACAAACTGCCCGTAAAGGTCGCGATCCTGAACAACCGCTTCCTCGGCATGGTGCGTCAGTGGCAGGAGCTCTTCTTCCAGGAGCGATACTCGCATACCAAGCTTGATGAAACCGTGCCGGATTTTGTGAAGATCGCAGAAGCTTACAGCGCCGTCGGACTCAGGGCAACAAAGAAGTCAGAGGTTGAGCCGGTGCTGAAGGAAGCCTTTGCCATCAAGAGGCCGGTAATCATGGATTTCGTGATCGACTGGACCGAGAAGGTCTATCCGATGGTGCCTGCTGGCGCTGCCATTGACCAGATGCTGTTCCGGGAAGAAGAAGTGAAGAAGCCTGAGAAGAAACTCAAGGCAGTAAAATAA
- a CDS encoding type II toxin-antitoxin system HicA family toxin: protein MKVRDIIKVIEADGWYLVVTRGSHRQYKHAVKEGRVTIAGHPNDDLAPGTLNSIMKQSKLKEAK, encoded by the coding sequence ATGAAAGTGCGTGATATTATTAAAGTGATCGAAGCAGACGGGTGGTATCTCGTGGTTACGAGGGGAAGCCATCGGCAGTATAAACATGCTGTCAAAGAGGGACGAGTCACCATCGCCGGGCATCCCAACGATGACTTGGCTCCGGGGACCCTGAACAGCATCATGAAACAGTCGAAGCTGAAGGAGGCAAAGTAA
- a CDS encoding type II toxin-antitoxin system HicB family antitoxin — MHRFLVVIEKAENNYSAYSPDLPGCVATGLSRDEVERNMHEAVKMHIDGLIEDKLQIPESHSFAEYVAV; from the coding sequence ATGCACAGATTTCTTGTCGTGATTGAAAAGGCAGAAAACAATTATTCTGCATATTCTCCTGACTTGCCGGGTTGTGTTGCTACCGGCTTATCACGAGATGAGGTTGAACGCAACATGCATGAAGCTGTGAAAATGCATATTGATGGACTTATCGAAGACAAATTGCAGATTCCGGAATCTCATTCCTTTGCGGAGTATGTGGCGGTTTAG
- a CDS encoding Ig-like domain-containing protein: MRGTIILSALLVVTLFACGGGGGGSSSDSGGGNTSLTLVSIVITPSNPSIMLGKTQQFAATGIYSDSTTRDLTSSSTWTSSNTSCAFVSSSGLATSAGTGSATITAISGNLAGSTTLTVYDAVIESPFGFHPASVEKQGYTNNGYGDAQNIGVTWTRDGVYAFWFLVQPDLASEAYDFTKYDKQWSRVPSGTHILANISPQGPIDEGRCLAGSYFPVDEQKYVAFVKAVVRRYGGDSYAASGLAAPIKYWQVGNEPNNVKSRFADLQRITYTAIKEVCPDCMVLIGGVPGMPPVADYLSNFDQHYKPILNALGGNYVDVMDFHWYGNATGDYRGAKEAYDHIRSVLEADGFPSMPFWITEMGAYSGDPASVTPAPFDYPLQTEQQQALDYFKRFVYPLSFGIKKIFPAFGLMEGFKYDGGYFDYTGLIYDGWGTNDLGLGVKKLSYYTYKKMTEMLEGSDWKNIQTIQASGNVYTFKFMKNNAPIYVAWWDYFNETSYAPGNTKTISISGLPAGSVLVTEAVPKFSAGKDVTDYATAFRTETVAASNGTITLTVGENPVFVEVR; this comes from the coding sequence ATGAGGGGAACAATAATTCTGTCTGCGCTATTGGTAGTAACACTGTTTGCCTGCGGGGGGGGCGGCGGAGGTAGTAGCAGCGATAGTGGTGGTGGCAATACATCTTTAACGCTGGTCTCTATCGTCATAACACCGTCTAACCCGAGTATCATGCTTGGCAAGACGCAGCAGTTCGCTGCAACCGGGATCTATTCGGACAGCACCACGAGGGATCTGACTTCTTCGTCAACCTGGACATCTTCGAATACGTCATGTGCATTTGTCAGCAGTTCAGGCCTTGCTACATCCGCCGGAACGGGCTCAGCCACGATTACGGCAATATCGGGGAACCTTGCAGGAAGCACAACCCTGACTGTTTACGACGCTGTTATCGAAAGCCCGTTTGGTTTTCATCCGGCATCGGTCGAAAAACAGGGATATACCAATAACGGGTACGGGGACGCTCAGAACATTGGCGTCACATGGACGCGAGATGGGGTGTATGCATTCTGGTTTTTGGTCCAGCCCGATCTTGCAAGCGAGGCTTATGATTTTACGAAGTATGACAAACAGTGGAGTAGAGTCCCCTCCGGAACGCATATTCTTGCGAACATATCGCCTCAGGGGCCGATTGACGAAGGGCGATGCCTGGCAGGGTCCTATTTCCCGGTGGACGAGCAGAAATATGTCGCCTTTGTAAAGGCGGTCGTGCGGCGCTATGGCGGTGATTCCTATGCCGCGTCGGGGTTGGCTGCACCAATCAAATATTGGCAGGTGGGGAACGAGCCGAACAATGTGAAGAGCCGATTTGCTGACCTGCAGCGGATAACGTATACGGCGATCAAGGAGGTCTGCCCCGACTGTATGGTCCTGATCGGCGGCGTGCCGGGCATGCCGCCGGTGGCAGATTACCTGTCGAATTTCGACCAGCATTACAAACCTATTCTTAACGCCCTCGGGGGAAACTATGTTGATGTAATGGATTTCCACTGGTATGGAAATGCAACAGGCGATTACCGTGGCGCAAAGGAAGCCTATGACCATATCCGCAGTGTGCTTGAGGCAGACGGTTTTCCCTCGATGCCGTTTTGGATAACGGAGATGGGCGCATACAGCGGCGATCCGGCATCTGTTACGCCCGCACCGTTTGATTATCCTCTCCAGACAGAACAGCAGCAGGCACTCGATTATTTCAAGCGGTTCGTGTATCCGCTTTCCTTCGGCATAAAGAAGATATTCCCGGCCTTCGGCCTGATGGAAGGGTTCAAATATGACGGCGGCTACTTCGACTACACTGGGCTCATCTATGACGGCTGGGGAACCAATGACCTGGGTCTTGGCGTCAAGAAACTTAGTTACTACACGTATAAAAAAATGACCGAGATGCTCGAAGGCTCCGACTGGAAGAACATCCAGACGATACAGGCATCAGGCAATGTCTATACCTTCAAGTTCATGAAGAACAACGCGCCGATCTATGTAGCCTGGTGGGATTATTTCAATGAAACATCTTACGCCCCTGGAAATACGAAAACAATATCCATCAGCGGACTGCCGGCAGGCTCAGTGCTGGTGACGGAGGCGGTACCTAAGTTTTCAGCCGGCAAAGACGTGACCGATTATGCGACGGCGTTCAGAACTGAGACCGTAGCTGCGTCAAACGGTACGATAACGCTGACAGTCGGTGAAAATCCTGTGTTCGTTGAGGTGCGGTAA
- the ilvD gene encoding dihydroxy-acid dehydratase, whose product MKSDIIKKGIDRVPHRALLYATGISKSEMGKPFIGVATSFTDLIAGHTGMRDLERFIEKGVHTGGGYPFFFGIPGICDGIAMGHSGMHYSLASRELIADMVETVASAHQLDGLVLLTNCDKITPGMLMAAGRLNIPCIVVTAGPMFSGHYKGRRLNLTSDTFEAVGKFRKGLIKKDELDSLEMCACPGAGSCQGMYTANTMACITEAIGMSLTGCATALAVSSKKRRIAFDSGKRIVELVQKNITPRKIMTMKSFENAIMVDLALGGSTNTVLHIPAIAHDAGLKLPLESFDRLSKKTPHITDMLPGGKNYMEDLDYAGGIPAVLKRLRKTLNNTITVNEKTICQIADEAEIYDDDVIRPIEKAHHKEGGIAILKGNLAPGGAVVKQSAVSQNMMQFEGTAIVFDSEESAMTAIRGGKVKAGHVVIVRYEGPKGGPGMREMLAPTAAISGMGLSESVALITDGRFSGGTRGPCIGHVSPEAMEGGPIAIVRNGDKISIDIAKRKIELKLSDQDIKKRLKAWKQPSPKITKGYLSRYAKLVSSADEGAIVR is encoded by the coding sequence ATGAAAAGCGATATTATCAAAAAAGGCATTGACCGTGTTCCTCACCGGGCGCTGCTGTATGCCACAGGCATATCCAAATCAGAGATGGGCAAGCCGTTCATCGGCGTTGCCACAAGTTTTACCGATCTGATCGCCGGCCATACCGGCATGAGGGACCTTGAACGGTTCATTGAAAAGGGAGTCCATACCGGCGGAGGGTATCCTTTTTTCTTCGGCATCCCCGGCATCTGTGACGGCATCGCCATGGGCCATAGCGGCATGCATTACTCCCTTGCATCGCGCGAGCTGATCGCCGATATGGTAGAGACGGTTGCCTCTGCTCACCAGCTTGACGGGCTTGTGCTCCTGACGAACTGCGACAAGATCACGCCCGGCATGCTCATGGCAGCAGGCAGGCTGAATATCCCCTGTATCGTAGTGACCGCAGGCCCCATGTTCTCCGGCCACTACAAGGGCAGGCGGCTGAATCTTACGAGCGACACGTTTGAGGCTGTAGGCAAGTTCCGGAAGGGGCTTATAAAAAAGGACGAACTGGACAGCCTTGAGATGTGCGCATGCCCGGGCGCAGGTTCATGCCAGGGCATGTACACGGCGAACACCATGGCATGCATCACGGAGGCCATCGGTATGAGCCTTACGGGATGTGCTACGGCCCTTGCCGTATCCTCAAAAAAACGGAGGATCGCTTTTGACAGCGGCAAAAGGATCGTAGAGCTCGTGCAGAAGAATATCACGCCCAGGAAGATCATGACCATGAAGTCTTTTGAAAATGCAATCATGGTCGATCTTGCATTAGGCGGTTCGACCAACACAGTGCTGCATATACCTGCCATAGCCCATGACGCAGGCTTAAAGCTGCCGCTCGAGTCCTTTGACAGGCTTTCAAAGAAGACGCCGCATATCACGGACATGCTTCCCGGCGGGAAAAACTATATGGAAGATCTTGATTATGCGGGCGGCATACCTGCTGTGCTCAAAAGGCTCAGAAAGACGCTGAACAATACGATAACCGTGAACGAAAAGACCATCTGCCAGATCGCTGATGAGGCTGAGATCTATGACGACGATGTGATCCGCCCGATTGAGAAGGCCCACCACAAGGAAGGAGGCATTGCGATACTGAAAGGCAATCTTGCTCCGGGGGGGGCTGTGGTAAAGCAGTCGGCGGTCAGTCAAAACATGATGCAGTTCGAAGGCACTGCAATTGTCTTTGATTCTGAAGAGTCGGCGATGACCGCTATACGCGGCGGCAAGGTGAAGGCCGGCCACGTTGTTATTGTCCGCTATGAAGGGCCTAAGGGCGGTCCCGGCATGAGGGAGATGCTCGCACCCACTGCTGCGATCTCAGGCATGGGGCTGAGCGAGTCCGTAGCGCTGATAACCGACGGTCGATTCTCGGGTGGCACACGCGGCCCCTGTATAGGCCATGTATCGCCTGAGGCGATGGAGGGTGGCCCTATTGCCATTGTCCGCAATGGCGACAAGATCAGTATTGATATAGCAAAGCGGAAGATAGAGCTGAAACTGAGCGATCAGGATATAAAGAAGAGGCTGAAGGCATGGAAACAGCCGTCTCCCAAGATAACCAAGGGGTATCTCTCTCGCTATGCCAAGCTTGTGAGCTCGGCAGATGAAGGCGCCATCGTGCGTTAA